The following are from one region of the Vitis riparia cultivar Riparia Gloire de Montpellier isolate 1030 chromosome 14, EGFV_Vit.rip_1.0, whole genome shotgun sequence genome:
- the LOC117930038 gene encoding receptor-like protein EIX1: MGYICIGRELHHMWPLNSTASPSGGPNSMANNNVFIQLLFLIITSSGFLFHDTIKVGSCQGDHQRGCVDTEKVALLKFKQGLTDTSDRLSSWIREECCKWRGVVCNNRSRHVIKLTLRYLDDDGTEGELEQEQFWRDSNPEFIGSLEKLRYLNLSGASFGGPIPPQLGNLSSLHYLDLKEYFDESNQNDLHWISGLTSLRHLNLGGVDLSRAAAYWLQAVNKLPSLSELHLPACALADLPPSLPFSNLITSLSIIDLSNNGFNSTIPHWLFQMRNLVYLDLSSNNLRGSILDAFANGTSIERLRNMGSLCNLKTLILSQNNLNGEITELIDVLSGCNSSWLETLHLGFNDLGGFLPNSLGKLHNLKSLWLWDNSFVGSIPSSIGNLSYLEELYLRDNSMNGTIPETLGRLSKLVVIELSENPLTGVVTEAHFSNLTSLKEFSNYRGTPRVSLVFNINPEWIPPFKLSLLRIRSCQLGPKFPAWLRNQTELTDVVLNNAGISDSIPKWFWKLDLHLDELDIGSNNLGGRVPNSMKFLPESTVDLSENNFQGPLPLWSSNVMKLYLNDNFFSGPIPLEYGERMSMLTDLDLSSNDLNGTIPLSFGKLNNLLTLVISNNHLSGGIPEFWNGLPYLYAIDMDNNNLSGELPSSMGSLSFLIFLMISNNHLSGQLPSALQNCSGIHTLDLGGNRFSGNVPAWIGDRMPSLLILRLRSNLFHGSIPSQLCTLSSLHILDLGENNLSGFIPSCVGNLSGMASEIDSQRYEGELMVLRKGREDLYNSILYLVNSIDLSHNNLSGEVPEGVTNLTRLGTLNLSVNHLTGKIPDNIGSLQGLETLDLSRNQLSGVIPSGMASLTSLNHLNLSYNNLSGRIPTGNQLQTLDDPSIYENNPALCGPPTTAKCPGDDEPPKPRSGDNEEDGNENRDGFDIKWFYVSMGSGFAVGFWGVCGTLIVKNSWRHAYFRLVYDVKEWLLMVISLNVARLRRKLNLGSV, encoded by the exons ATGGGGTATATATGTATAGGGAGAGAGCTTCACCACATGTGGCCTCTGAATAGCACAGCATCTCCTAGTGGCGGGCCGAACAGCATGGCTAATAACAACGTCTTCattcaacttctttttcttATCATCACCTCCTCAGGGTTTCTTTTCCATGATACCATCAAAGTTGGCTCCTGCCAGGGTGATCATCAAAGGGGTTGCGTTGACACAGAGAAGGTGGCTCTTCTCAAGTTCAAACAAGGCCTCACAGATACATCGGATCGGCTCTCATCTTGGATCAGGGAAGAGTGCTGCAAATGGAGAGGCGTGGTCTGCAACAACAGGAGCCGTCATGTCATCAAACTCACACTGCGTTATCTTGATGATGATGGAACAGAAGGCGA ACTTGAGCAGGAACAATTTTGGAGGGACTCCAATCCCGAGTTCATTGGTTCGTTGGAGAAGTTGAGATATCTCAATCTCTCTGGTGCATCCTTCGGTGGACCTATTCCTCCACAACTTGGAAATCTTTCCAGCCTGCACTACCTTGATCTCAAGGAATACTTCGATGAGTCAAACCAGAATGATCTTCATTGGATATCGGGTCTTACTTCGTTAAGACACCTTAATTTAGGAGGTGTAGATCTAAGCCGGGCTGCAGCTTATTGGCTTCAAGCTGTTAACAAGCTTCCTTCTCTTTCCGAGTTGCACCTACCTGCTTGTGCACTTGCAGACCTTCCTCCCTCTCTTCCATTTTCCAATCTGATCACATCTCTTTCAATCATCGATCTTTCCAACAATGGTTTCAACTCCACAATACCCCACTGGTTATTCCAGATGAGGAATCTTGTGTATCTAGATCTCAGTTCCAACAATCTACGAGGCTCAATTCTTGATGCTTTTGCAAACGGGACTTCTATTGAAAGATTAAGAAATATGGGTAGTCTGTGcaatttgaaaacattgatcCTTTCTCAGAACAATTTGAATGGGGAAATAACTGAACTGATTGATGTTTTATCTGGGTGCAACAGCAGTTGGTTAGAGACGCTGCATCTGGGCTTCAATGATCTAGGTGGTTTTCTTCCTAATTCCCTAGGAAAACTCCATAACTTGAAGTCTCTTTGGCTTTGGGATAACTCCTTTGTAGGCTCCATTCCGAGTTCAATTGGAAACTTATCGTATTTGGAAGAATTGTACCTCAGAGATAACTCAATGAATGGGACCATCCCTGAAACTCTTGGACGACTTTCCAAGTTGGTTGTGATAGAGCTATCTGAGAATCCTCTGACGGGAGTTGTAACAGAGGCTCATTTTTCAAATCTTACAAGTTTAAAGGAGTTTTCAAACTACAGAGGGACTCCAAGAGTTTCCCTGGTTTTTAATATCAATCCTGAGTGGATTCCTCCCTTTAAACTCAGCCTCCTCAGAATAAGATCATGCCAATTGGGTCCCAAGTTTCCCGCATGGCTTAGAAATCAAACTGAGCTCACCGATGTAGTGCTCAATAATGCTGGGATCTCGGACAGCATACCAAAGTGGTTTTGGAAGTTGGATTTGCATCTTGATGAGCTGGACATCGGTTCTAATAACCTGGGTGGCAGGGTGCCAAACTCAATGAAGTTTCTTCCTGAATCCACCGTTGATTTGAGTGAAAACAACTTTCAGGGGCCTTTGCCACTATGGTCATCCAACGTGATGAAACTGTATTTGAATGACAATTTCTTTTCTGGCCCAATCCCTCTGGAGTATGGTGAAAGAATGTCCATGCTGACAGATCTAGATCTCTCCAGTAATGATCTAAATGGCACCATTCCCCTCTCCTTCGGgaaactaaataatttattgacccTTGTCATCTCAAACAATCATTTGTCTGGAGGAATTCCAGAGTTTTGGAATGGTTTACCTTACCTCTATGCCATAGACATGGACAACAACAATTTATCTGGTGAGCTGCCAAGTTCTATGGGTTCTCTAAGCTTCCTTATATTCCTGATGATAAGCAACAATCATCTTTCTGGCCAACTTCCTTCAGCTTTGCAGAATTGCTCAGGCATTCATACTCTTGATCTTGGAGGTAACAGATTTTCAGGAAATGTTCCAGCATGGATAGGGGACAGGATGCCTAGCTTGCTTATTCTACGCTTACGATCAAATTTGTTCCATGGGAGTATTCCATCACAATTGTGCACTCTTTCTTCACTCCACATACTGGATCTTGGAGAAAATAATCTATCGGGTTTCATTCCCTCTTGTGTGGGGAATTTGAGTGGCATGGCCTCTGAAATCGACTCTCAACGATATGAGGGCGAGTTGATGGTATTGAGGAAAGGAAGAGAAGACTTGTACAATAGTATTCTTTATCTGGTTAATAGTATAGACTTGTCACACAATAACCTATCTGGAGAGGTGCCTGAAGGAGTAACCAATCTTACAAGACTTGGCACCTTGAACTTGTCCGTAAACCATTTGACAGGAAAAATACCAGACAACATTGGGAGCTTACAGGGGTTAGAAACACTTGACCTCTCAAGGAACCAGCTTTCAGGCGTAATCCCCTCAGGTATGGCTTCTTTGACTTCCTTGAATCACTTGAACCTGTCGTATAACAACCTGTCAGGTAGAATTCCAACAGGCAACCAGTTGCAAACCCTGGACGATCCATCCATATATGAGAATAACCCTGCACTCTGTGGGCCTCCAACAACAGCCAAGTGCCCTGGTGATGATGAGCCGCCTAAACCACGCAGTGGGGACAACGAAGAGGATGGGAATGAGAACCGAGATGGCTTTGACATTAAGTGGTTCTACGTGAGCATGGGGTCAGGGTTTGCGGTGGGATTTTGGGGAGTTTGTGGCACCTTAATAGTAAAAAATTCGTGGAGACATGCTTATTTTAGGCTTGTGTATGATGTGAAAGAATGGCTGCTCATGGTTATCTCACTGAATGTAGCTCGTCTGCGGAGGAAACTGAATCTGGGTAGTGTTTGA